A part of Mustela erminea isolate mMusErm1 chromosome 9, mMusErm1.Pri, whole genome shotgun sequence genomic DNA contains:
- the LOC116599364 gene encoding olfactory receptor 52D1-like: MAASNLSNDGLPATLFLTGIPGLEWAHVWIAIPFCAMYLVALAGNAALILVIVTDSALHAPMYLFLCLLSLTDLALSSTTVPKMLAILWLRAGEISFGGFLAQMFCVHSIYTLESLVLLAMAFDRYVAICNPLRYTTILNHTVIGKIGFAGLVRSVAIVSPFIFLLRRLPYCGHHVMAHTYCEHMGIARLACANITVNIVYGLTVALLAMGLDSILIAISYGFILHAVFLLPSQDARHKALNTCGSHLGVILVFYIPAFFSFLTHRFGQHRVPKNVHIFLANLYVLVPPVLNPIIYGVRTKEIRSRLLRLLQLKKGSV, from the coding sequence ATGGCAGCTTCCAACCTTAGTAATGATGGTCTCCCAGCCACTCTGTTCCTGACAGGgatcccagggctggagtgggcCCACGTCTGGATTGCCATTCCCTTCTGTGCCATGTATCTGGTAGCTCTGGCTGGGAATGCTGCTCTCATCCTGGTCATTGTGACGGACAGTGCTCTTCATGCACCCATGTACCTCTTCCTGTGTCTTCTCTCACTCACTGACCTGGCTCTCAGCTCTACCACTGTGCCCAAAATGCTGGCCATTTTGTGGCTCCGTGCTGGTGAGATTTCCTTTGGTGGTTTCCTGGCACAGATGTTTTGTGTCCATTCTATCTATACTCTGGAGTCTTTAGTTCTTCTTGCCATGGCCTTTGATCGCTATGTGGCTATCTGCAACCCACTGAGATATACAACCATTCTCAACCATACCGTAATAGGCAAAATTGGCTTTGCTGGACTTGTCCGTAGTGTGGCCATCGTCTCCCCATTCATCTTCTTGCTGAGGCGACTACCTTACTGTGGTCACCATGTCATGGCACACACATACTGTGAGCACATGGGCATCGCTCGCCTGGCCTGTGCCAACATCACTGTCAATATTGTCTATGGGCTGACTGTGGCTCTGCTGGCCATGGGTCTGGATTCCATCCTCATTGCCATTTCCTATGGCTTTatcctccatgctgtcttcctcCTGCCATCTCAAGATGCCAGGCACAAAGCTCTGAATACCTGCGGTTCCCACCTCGGAGTCATCCTGGTCTTCTACATTcctgccttcttctccttcctcacccACCGCTTTGGGCAGCACCGAGTCCCCAAGAATGTGCACATCTTTCTGGCAAACCTCTATGTTCTGGTGCCTCCTGTGCTTAACCCAATCATCTATGGGGTTAGGACCAAGGAGATACGGAGTCGACTTCTGAGACTACTTCAATTGAAGAAAGGCTCAGTATGA